From Polaribacter butkevichii, a single genomic window includes:
- a CDS encoding cytochrome-c peroxidase encodes MNNILFMKAKAYTFSICLLLLTLVACKKEEKMVNISSTNKNIKTFYDAQLNTCITLLDSISVSKKIATNKTLYKKAREHFKRIEPILASLDKNNYKSLNAPNILQVQEEDLTDIKISNPFGFQVIEELLYDTTLDSLNIKKTVAVTSNRLKLIKKNININLKDYHVIWLIRNQIIRISTTGITGFDSPVLKASLLESQYTYETLITLVEFFEDKFTSKKVYQQLITSFKTAIKALNTDFDTFDRFAFIKENTDKQLKVLIETQKDWNVTFPFEMAISNTASALFNSKAINVFYFTDYKSDTTHLQQKELFGKALFNDKILSKNKNMACASCHIKDLAFTDGKKTFDSRQIRNSPTLTYAAYQQSYFMDARTGSLEGQIIGVANNHNEFNLPMDSIVNRVQKNIKYKHLLTSLYQSKRIDFNIRHAIASYVRTLNSFNSKFDNNINGKENTLTNQEKEGFNLFMGKAACATCHFPPLFNGTVPPNFTDTELELIGVPEKKDTINATISSDPGRYNLFHTKEKKGFFKTPTIRNIAKTAPYMHNGVYTTLVEVVDFYNRGGGKGIGIYEEYQTLPFDNLNLSTEEKKSLISFMKTLTDNY; translated from the coding sequence CACAATTAAATACCTGTATTACGCTACTAGATTCTATATCTGTTTCAAAAAAAATAGCAACCAATAAAACTCTTTATAAAAAAGCTCGTGAACACTTTAAAAGAATAGAACCTATTTTAGCTTCATTAGATAAAAACAACTATAAATCTTTAAATGCACCTAACATTTTACAGGTACAAGAAGAAGATTTAACAGATATAAAAATTTCAAATCCTTTTGGTTTTCAGGTTATAGAAGAACTACTTTATGATACTACATTAGATTCATTAAATATTAAAAAAACAGTTGCTGTAACTAGTAATAGATTAAAATTAATTAAAAAAAATATAAACATCAACTTAAAAGATTATCATGTTATTTGGTTGATAAGAAATCAAATTATTAGAATTTCTACAACCGGAATTACAGGGTTTGATTCTCCTGTATTAAAAGCATCCTTGTTAGAAAGTCAATACACTTATGAAACGCTAATAACACTCGTAGAATTTTTTGAAGATAAATTTACCTCTAAAAAAGTTTATCAACAATTAATTACCTCTTTTAAAACGGCTATTAAAGCATTAAATACAGATTTTGATACGTTTGATAGGTTTGCCTTTATCAAAGAAAATACAGACAAGCAATTAAAGGTATTAATAGAAACTCAAAAAGATTGGAACGTTACTTTTCCTTTTGAAATGGCCATCTCAAATACCGCTTCTGCCCTTTTTAATTCGAAAGCAATTAATGTATTCTATTTTACAGATTATAAAAGTGATACCACGCATTTACAACAAAAAGAATTATTTGGTAAAGCGTTATTTAATGATAAAATTCTTTCTAAAAATAAAAATATGGCTTGTGCTAGTTGTCATATAAAAGATTTAGCTTTTACAGATGGTAAAAAAACTTTTGATAGCAGACAGATTAGAAACAGTCCTACTTTAACCTACGCTGCCTACCAACAATCTTATTTTATGGATGCTCGTACAGGAAGCTTAGAAGGGCAAATAATAGGGGTTGCTAACAACCACAATGAATTTAACCTGCCTATGGATTCTATTGTAAATAGGGTGCAAAAAAATATAAAATATAAGCATTTATTAACGTCTTTATATCAATCTAAAAGAATCGATTTTAATATTAGACATGCTATTGCCTCTTATGTTAGAACGCTAAATTCTTTTAATTCTAAGTTTGATAACAATATCAACGGAAAAGAAAATACGTTAACCAATCAAGAAAAAGAGGGTTTTAATTTATTTATGGGAAAAGCAGCTTGTGCTACATGTCATTTTCCTCCATTATTTAACGGAACTGTGCCTCCTAATTTTACAGATACAGAATTAGAATTGATTGGTGTTCCTGAAAAAAAAGATACTATAAATGCTACAATTAGCAGTGATCCTGGTAGATACAATTTATTTCATACTAAAGAAAAAAAAGGTTTTTTTAAAACACCTACTATTAGAAACATTGCTAAAACAGCACCTTATATGCACAATGGCGTATACACAACATTAGTAGAAGTCGTAGATTTTTATAATCGTGGTGGTGGAAAAGGAATTGGTATTTATGAAGAATACCAAACGTTACCTTTTGATAATTTAAATTTGAGTACAGAAGAGAAAAAGAGTCTTATTTCTTTTATGAAAACACTCACCGATAACTATTAA
- a CDS encoding MFS transporter — protein sequence MAKQDPYAALRIKEFNIFLFVRFLLVFGWSMQFIVIEWEVYSLTKDPLNLGIIGLMEIIPAFTMALFAGHIVDQNEKRNLLAICTAAFSLISLGLFLLTSESVVGHWSTNAVLYSIYGLVFFGGFLRSFFGPTIFSLVALLVPKKIYHNAATWSTSTWKTASVSGALFGGFFISWIGVDMTLCLVFILVILSLTFTFLIKKKPILNKKIGEPMKESLKAGVKFVFQNKAILGVLTLDMIAVLFGGTVAILSVFAQDVLKVGPEGFGVLNASISMGSIVTMFLTTYIPINRKTGKKMLISVFVFGLSIIAFGLSSIFWVSILALFVSGAADGISMVIRQTILQLKTPDDMRGRVSSVNSMFVGSSNELGAFESGLAAKLLGPVVAVVFGGTMTLITVVAIGGLNPTLRELDLTAEIEANDKEE from the coding sequence ATGGCTAAACAAGATCCTTATGCAGCATTAAGAATAAAGGAATTTAATATCTTTTTATTTGTTAGATTTCTCCTTGTTTTTGGTTGGTCTATGCAATTTATTGTTATTGAATGGGAAGTATATTCTCTTACAAAAGACCCTTTAAATTTAGGAATTATTGGTTTAATGGAAATTATTCCGGCATTTACAATGGCTTTATTTGCAGGTCATATTGTAGATCAAAATGAAAAAAGAAATTTATTAGCTATTTGCACAGCGGCTTTTTCTTTAATTAGTCTAGGTTTGTTTTTATTAACATCAGAGAGTGTAGTAGGGCATTGGTCTACAAATGCTGTTTTATACTCTATTTACGGGTTGGTTTTCTTTGGCGGCTTTTTACGTTCGTTTTTTGGGCCTACCATTTTTTCTTTAGTAGCCTTGTTAGTGCCTAAAAAAATATATCATAATGCGGCAACCTGGAGCACAAGTACCTGGAAAACAGCGTCAGTTTCTGGAGCTTTATTTGGTGGTTTTTTTATAAGTTGGATTGGTGTTGACATGACGCTTTGTTTAGTCTTTATATTGGTAATCTTATCTTTAACGTTCACTTTTTTAATTAAAAAGAAACCAATTTTAAATAAAAAGATTGGTGAGCCAATGAAAGAAAGCTTAAAAGCAGGAGTAAAGTTTGTATTTCAGAACAAAGCCATTTTAGGAGTTTTAACTTTAGACATGATTGCTGTTTTATTTGGAGGAACGGTAGCTATTTTATCTGTTTTTGCACAAGATGTACTTAAGGTGGGGCCAGAAGGTTTTGGTGTTTTAAACGCCTCTATTTCTATGGGAAGTATTGTTACCATGTTTTTAACAACTTACATTCCTATCAACCGAAAAACAGGTAAAAAAATGTTGATATCTGTCTTTGTCTTCGGATTAAGTATTATTGCCTTTGGGTTGTCTTCTATTTTTTGGGTAAGTATTTTAGCTTTATTTGTAAGTGGTGCTGCAGATGGAATATCGATGGTTATTCGTCAAACTATTTTACAATTAAAAACTCCAGATGATATGAGAGGTAGAGTATCTTCTGTAAATTCTATGTTTGTGGGTTCTTCTAATGAATTAGGTGCTTTTGAAAGTGGTTTAGCAGCTAAACTATTAGGCCCTGTAGTTGCTGTTGTTTTTGGAGGAACAATGACCTTAATTACTGTAGTAGCTATAGGTGGTTTAAACCCAACTTTAAGAGAGTTAGATTTAACAGCAGAAATAGAAGCAAACGATAAAGAAGAATAA